A single window of Pontiella agarivorans DNA harbors:
- a CDS encoding alpha-L-fucosidase — protein sequence MNRFLFKLAICGCGIAIAGSAEAKMVTSPDGKVSLEIANGPFDPTPESLSKMEIPEWFKDAKFGIYAHWNPQSVVEKNNGWYARNMYIEGDPAYKTHLEKYGHPSEFGYKDIIPLFTAEKFNGEEWIKLWKSAGAKYAIGLATHHDNFDMWDSKYNRWNSVNMGPKKDIMAALRDAAEKEGMVFGVTTHLERTWSWLQTNKRADTEGPKKGVPYDGNNPDYQDFYLPPDPNGDDNRQHPKNAPVEWRINWANRMIDLIDHYAPEHMYVDGAIPFRGDDQGFTGLAVIAHHYNRSIQRNGKLTGVFCAKKQAPSHGYWWDGVVTQDFERGRANEIQKDYWQTDTSIGKWFWSGDKHRPASVVIHEFIDIVSKNGNVLLNVPPRGDGSFDANAVALLTEMGAWLQREGDGIYGTRHWLIHGEGPNTFVGGGSFQKDITYTSKDVRYTRSKDGKNIYAHILGWDEDEDEICLQSFAPGYAGGDMKVKSVSLLSTGENLTFRKTARGLEITKPVEQPGPYAYGLKIETADYSKKYAETPYDAFSKRVVQHDADIPLKVFTAQIKGEGARLPWIRRHGGVLDSWSDERAFLEWDVVVTQSGAYVPELIYEDCEDSAHAVLQFSRKSVEGVSDAVLAGDDKGLDEDEGWDIVTEVPVVFSPAEPGQLVTVLMDQAALQVTAGTYRIRLIPDQENVWKAVGFKELHLKNNTDV from the coding sequence ATGAACCGTTTTTTATTCAAGCTGGCCATTTGTGGATGCGGTATTGCCATTGCGGGATCCGCTGAGGCCAAAATGGTAACTTCTCCCGATGGAAAGGTTTCTCTGGAGATTGCGAATGGGCCGTTTGATCCAACGCCGGAATCACTGAGTAAGATGGAGATTCCTGAATGGTTCAAAGATGCCAAGTTCGGGATCTATGCGCATTGGAATCCGCAGAGCGTGGTGGAGAAGAACAACGGTTGGTATGCCCGGAATATGTATATAGAAGGGGACCCTGCTTATAAGACGCACCTTGAAAAATACGGTCACCCGTCAGAGTTCGGTTATAAAGATATTATTCCGCTGTTTACGGCCGAAAAATTTAACGGTGAGGAGTGGATTAAGCTCTGGAAATCGGCGGGGGCAAAATACGCCATCGGATTGGCGACACATCATGATAATTTTGATATGTGGGATTCCAAATATAATCGTTGGAACTCGGTTAATATGGGGCCGAAAAAAGATATTATGGCGGCCCTGCGTGATGCTGCTGAAAAAGAAGGTATGGTCTTTGGGGTAACCACTCATCTGGAACGGACCTGGAGCTGGTTGCAGACCAATAAACGGGCAGACACTGAAGGGCCGAAAAAAGGGGTGCCCTACGATGGTAATAATCCGGATTATCAGGATTTTTATCTGCCGCCGGATCCGAATGGTGATGACAACCGGCAGCATCCGAAAAATGCTCCCGTTGAATGGCGTATCAACTGGGCGAACCGGATGATTGATTTGATAGATCATTATGCTCCGGAACATATGTATGTTGATGGAGCGATACCGTTTCGGGGTGACGACCAAGGCTTTACCGGGCTGGCTGTTATTGCGCATCACTATAATCGAAGCATTCAGCGGAACGGTAAGTTAACGGGCGTATTCTGCGCAAAGAAACAGGCTCCTTCTCACGGATATTGGTGGGATGGAGTGGTGACGCAGGATTTTGAACGGGGGCGTGCCAATGAAATCCAAAAAGACTACTGGCAGACCGATACCTCGATCGGGAAGTGGTTCTGGAGCGGTGATAAACACCGCCCGGCCTCCGTGGTTATTCATGAGTTTATTGATATCGTTTCTAAAAACGGAAATGTCCTGCTGAATGTTCCGCCGCGTGGTGATGGATCTTTTGATGCAAATGCAGTTGCACTGCTGACCGAAATGGGGGCCTGGCTGCAACGTGAGGGCGACGGAATCTACGGGACCCGTCACTGGCTGATCCATGGCGAAGGTCCAAATACTTTTGTTGGGGGCGGTTCGTTTCAGAAGGATATCACCTATACCTCGAAAGATGTTCGCTATACCCGCAGCAAGGATGGAAAAAATATTTATGCGCATATTCTGGGCTGGGATGAGGACGAAGATGAAATCTGTCTGCAGTCATTCGCGCCGGGTTATGCCGGGGGAGATATGAAGGTGAAGTCCGTTTCGCTTCTTTCAACCGGGGAAAATCTGACCTTTAGGAAAACTGCCCGGGGGTTGGAAATTACAAAACCTGTAGAGCAACCGGGACCCTATGCCTATGGGTTGAAAATAGAGACGGCAGATTATTCAAAAAAATATGCTGAAACACCATATGATGCTTTCAGTAAACGCGTGGTTCAGCATGACGCGGATATTCCGCTTAAGGTATTTACTGCGCAGATTAAAGGTGAAGGTGCGCGTTTGCCGTGGATTCGTCGTCATGGTGGTGTATTGGATTCATGGAGTGATGAGCGGGCCTTTCTGGAGTGGGATGTTGTGGTGACGCAGTCCGGCGCATACGTTCCGGAACTGATTTATGAAGATTGTGAGGACTCAGCCCATGCCGTGCTGCAGTTTTCCCGAAAGAGTGTCGAGGGCGTCAGCGATGCCGTACTGGCCGGTGATGACAAGGGGTTGGATGAGGACGAGGGGTGGGACATTGTTACGGAAGTTCCCGTGGTCTTTAGTCCCGCGGAACCGGGGCAGTTGGTAACGGTGCTGATGGATCAGGCTGCGCTGCAGGTGACGGCCGGTACCTATCGTATTCGCCTGATTCCCGATCAGGAAAATGTATGGAAAGCGGTGGGTTTTAAGGAATTGCACCTGAAGAATAACACGGATGTTTAG
- a CDS encoding sulfatase family protein produces the protein MKKFVVCGIAAFMLLGVAAAKKPNIIFLITDDQNRETLSCYGGNALTPNIDKLAGEGIRFTRFTTSSPVCTPTRYTCLSGRYASRARGLQKNWNEGESMSIEWNTTLEPDLVNVPKVMKANGYRTGMVGKWHVGGLNEAEVNKLKPESITKKSRLTDPGVQEFLELRQRMLCETMRKSHGFDYVSRFYPGNAQHRHLPEALDVHNLEWVMEGAFEFLDETPEDQPFFLYLATTISHAPYPVLGQDDNPYICEGGLLKTLPKAGMPSRKSVFERVKEAGTDPDLVWATWLDDAVGSLRNKLEEMGELENTLIIYFSDQEVAAKGSLYYNGVGSPTFITQVGKTPHAVSDANLQNVDFAPTIFDYCGITPPDDMLLDGRSFMPLLKGEELKNWKKVQYCEIGYFRSVITDQFRYISLRVPENLPEKAERMGGITWETKVTEVNGNPLKNVPMYEQWHRRHKEAWTENWWDQDQLFDSRNDPQESRNLADSPEYAAQLEKMKSLLSEELERFPFSYGEFK, from the coding sequence ATGAAGAAGTTCGTTGTGTGCGGGATTGCCGCTTTTATGTTGCTGGGCGTTGCTGCGGCAAAGAAACCCAATATTATTTTTCTGATTACGGATGATCAGAATCGTGAAACCCTGTCGTGTTACGGAGGCAATGCACTGACCCCGAACATTGATAAGCTGGCGGGTGAAGGCATCCGGTTTACACGGTTCACCACCTCGTCTCCGGTCTGTACGCCGACGCGCTACACCTGCCTTTCCGGTCGGTATGCCAGCCGGGCCAGAGGGCTGCAGAAAAATTGGAATGAAGGCGAGTCGATGTCCATTGAGTGGAACACCACGTTGGAACCGGACCTCGTTAATGTTCCGAAGGTGATGAAGGCCAACGGGTATAGAACCGGGATGGTCGGAAAGTGGCATGTCGGCGGTCTGAATGAGGCGGAAGTTAATAAACTGAAACCTGAATCCATCACAAAAAAATCCCGGTTGACTGATCCGGGCGTGCAGGAATTTCTGGAACTGCGCCAGCGGATGCTCTGCGAAACCATGCGGAAATCTCATGGTTTCGATTATGTGTCACGGTTTTATCCGGGTAATGCGCAGCACCGTCATCTTCCGGAAGCGCTGGATGTTCATAATCTGGAATGGGTGATGGAAGGGGCTTTTGAATTTCTCGATGAGACGCCGGAAGACCAGCCGTTCTTTCTCTATCTGGCCACAACAATTTCACATGCCCCGTATCCGGTTTTAGGGCAGGACGATAATCCATATATTTGTGAAGGCGGATTGCTGAAGACCCTTCCGAAGGCTGGAATGCCTTCGCGAAAAAGCGTATTTGAGCGGGTGAAGGAAGCGGGAACCGATCCGGATCTCGTATGGGCCACCTGGCTGGATGATGCGGTCGGTTCACTGCGGAATAAACTGGAGGAGATGGGCGAGCTGGAAAATACGCTGATTATCTATTTCAGCGATCAGGAAGTGGCGGCCAAGGGATCGCTCTATTACAATGGCGTCGGCTCTCCGACGTTTATTACACAGGTTGGAAAAACGCCTCATGCCGTTTCGGATGCCAATCTGCAGAATGTGGATTTTGCGCCGACGATCTTTGATTACTGCGGCATCACGCCGCCGGATGACATGCTTTTGGATGGTCGCAGTTTTATGCCGTTACTGAAGGGCGAAGAGCTGAAGAATTGGAAAAAAGTGCAGTATTGTGAAATCGGTTATTTCCGCAGTGTTATTACGGATCAGTTTCGATACATCAGTTTGCGTGTGCCCGAAAATCTGCCGGAAAAAGCGGAGCGGATGGGGGGCATCACCTGGGAGACAAAGGTGACCGAGGTGAATGGAAATCCGCTTAAGAATGTTCCGATGTATGAGCAGTGGCATCGTCGGCATAAAGAAGCCTGGACGGAAAACTGGTGGGATCAGGACCAGTTGTTCGATTCCCGCAATGATCCTCAGGAATCCAGAAATCTGGCGGATAGTCCGGAATATGCGGCACAGCTTGAAAAGATGAAATCTCTGCTGAGTGAAGAGCTGGAGCGTTTTCCGTTTTCTTACGGTGAATTTAAATGA
- a CDS encoding glycosyl hydrolase family 28 protein has product MTYNLLRKCSVGLAALALSCSGAVEIEVDPTCNRLIEGGHLQLDRTKYFGICRGAAGFMEKVPVEGGAEYLLDDLNIAFGRTSEVCKQFSQAHKWSKTPGVQEDEDRPGYADPATVKSTAIDLKLDEPDAMQHRADRIRTIDDGFHAALPDFMEKYRIDKVKETLPANLDAATEYAVECLKAIPAWKRPAFMQPMNEPKYQMISDPHFQQWHVMLKEKVHAEVPGVMVGGPCQSVAYYYKNNYAPFTGMMKPFMDGTQGNLDFYGFHPYDYFSGDVEDLSSGLPMESVLDLLDNYSRITFRKPVKLALSEGGATGKNFYTLFDPARTTEASQAVLDAVGSVEDGYDYLAMLNNRSLNRFTMTWLDRPQTILTHVPFVLVSSEWNEKYPWVLYRREGQVKSGKHQPTANFDFYKLWKDVKGRRVHVRSGSPDVQAQAFVDGSTLYLCLNNLSDDRQELNLQFSARPERISTVRYSRNGYFGKLSEKKFKKLPSGLVLEGDEFMIITMTYNQPIVPEKTVDEQLVYGDRVVEPIRANTPLNYQLNVEQADSVTYATLRIGFSRQLKAEKTPIVLFNGKRLTVPMERAWEKRKQVKDYVSLKMIQIPPSLIRAENRVEIRFPDEGGSVGSVALRIGTEDVDARPVYDVRDFGAKGDGVSLDTKAIQKAIDAADPEGAVVRVSKGSYVVGTIKLKSNLEFHLAEGAELLGSTNILDYAKDVQVAIEAPSFSKCVIYAEDCENVSLTGTGEVNGRASWSYFSGKNGRPMLMRFVNCRNLTLNDVMLRNAGSWCTHMVNCDDVVVDRVRMHTRLLKNNDGFDLDGCRNVLIQNCDLVTGDDTICPKSTSKRLTENVTVRNCRISSHTAAFKCGTSSHGGFKNISFTDCEIYDCRMGVIKLLMVDGGTMENITVSDLTMTNVEGPLFIRLGNRGRSYHKATEQIYSANATSEGAAVGRIRNICIRNITATVTGDDKTRQGIMITGIPGHKIENVVLENIQIEFTGNGTEEDAANVVLEDEARYPEQHFFGVLPSWGMYARHVDGLTLKNVDLSVRNADQRRKFVCVDVSNCTGDLNP; this is encoded by the coding sequence ATGACGTATAATTTATTAAGAAAATGTTCAGTTGGTTTGGCCGCGTTGGCGTTGTCCTGCAGCGGTGCGGTAGAGATTGAAGTGGATCCAACCTGTAACCGGCTGATTGAGGGGGGGCACCTTCAGCTGGATCGAACAAAATATTTCGGAATCTGCCGCGGTGCGGCGGGTTTTATGGAAAAGGTCCCGGTTGAAGGAGGAGCGGAGTATCTGCTGGATGACTTGAATATTGCATTCGGCCGAACATCGGAAGTCTGCAAGCAGTTTTCCCAGGCCCACAAATGGTCAAAAACGCCCGGGGTTCAGGAAGATGAAGACCGGCCGGGGTATGCTGATCCGGCAACGGTGAAATCGACCGCAATCGATCTGAAACTGGATGAACCCGATGCCATGCAGCACCGGGCGGACCGGATCCGTACGATTGACGATGGGTTCCACGCTGCCCTGCCGGATTTTATGGAGAAGTATCGAATTGATAAGGTGAAAGAGACGCTTCCGGCGAATCTGGATGCAGCGACTGAGTACGCGGTTGAATGCCTGAAAGCGATACCGGCATGGAAGCGGCCGGCATTTATGCAACCGATGAATGAGCCGAAGTATCAGATGATTTCCGATCCTCATTTTCAACAGTGGCACGTAATGCTCAAGGAGAAGGTTCATGCGGAGGTTCCGGGCGTTATGGTCGGAGGGCCATGCCAGTCGGTAGCCTATTATTATAAGAATAATTATGCTCCGTTTACCGGAATGATGAAGCCCTTTATGGATGGAACGCAGGGCAATCTCGACTTTTATGGATTTCATCCCTACGACTATTTTTCCGGTGATGTTGAGGACTTGTCTAGCGGGTTGCCGATGGAATCTGTTTTAGACCTGCTGGATAATTATTCGCGGATAACATTTAGGAAGCCGGTTAAACTTGCGCTGTCGGAAGGCGGTGCAACCGGAAAGAATTTTTATACGCTGTTTGATCCGGCGCGGACGACGGAAGCGTCGCAGGCGGTGCTGGATGCCGTGGGATCCGTAGAGGATGGGTATGACTATCTGGCGATGTTGAACAATCGATCGCTGAACCGTTTCACCATGACCTGGCTGGATCGCCCGCAAACCATTCTGACCCATGTTCCGTTTGTATTGGTTTCCTCGGAGTGGAATGAAAAATATCCGTGGGTACTCTATCGTCGTGAAGGTCAGGTGAAGAGTGGAAAGCATCAGCCGACGGCCAATTTTGATTTCTATAAACTGTGGAAAGATGTGAAGGGGCGGCGTGTTCATGTGCGAAGCGGATCGCCGGATGTACAGGCCCAGGCATTTGTGGACGGTTCTACGTTGTATCTCTGTTTGAATAATTTATCGGATGATCGGCAGGAGCTTAATCTTCAGTTCAGTGCCAGGCCGGAACGCATTTCAACGGTTCGTTATTCCCGCAATGGGTATTTCGGAAAACTGTCTGAAAAGAAATTTAAAAAGCTTCCTTCCGGATTAGTGCTGGAGGGAGATGAGTTTATGATCATCACCATGACGTATAACCAACCGATCGTTCCGGAAAAAACAGTGGATGAACAGCTGGTATATGGAGACCGGGTTGTGGAACCGATTCGCGCAAACACGCCGCTTAATTATCAGCTGAATGTGGAACAGGCAGACTCGGTAACGTATGCCACGTTGCGGATCGGTTTTTCACGTCAGCTCAAGGCGGAGAAAACACCGATTGTTCTGTTTAACGGGAAGCGGCTGACGGTTCCGATGGAAAGAGCATGGGAAAAACGGAAGCAGGTTAAGGATTATGTTTCATTGAAAATGATTCAGATCCCGCCCTCGTTGATTCGAGCGGAAAATAGGGTTGAGATTCGTTTCCCGGATGAAGGTGGTTCGGTCGGGTCGGTGGCTTTGCGCATTGGTACGGAAGACGTCGATGCACGCCCGGTATATGATGTCCGCGATTTCGGGGCTAAAGGCGATGGCGTATCTTTGGATACAAAAGCGATCCAGAAGGCGATTGATGCTGCAGACCCGGAGGGAGCGGTTGTTCGCGTAAGTAAAGGATCCTATGTCGTCGGAACGATTAAGCTGAAGAGCAATCTGGAGTTTCATCTGGCGGAAGGGGCAGAGCTTCTGGGAAGCACCAATATTTTGGATTACGCTAAGGATGTTCAGGTTGCCATTGAGGCTCCTTCTTTCAGTAAATGTGTAATTTATGCAGAAGATTGTGAGAATGTCAGTCTGACCGGAACGGGCGAGGTGAACGGACGTGCCAGCTGGTCCTATTTCAGCGGAAAGAATGGTCGGCCGATGCTGATGCGGTTTGTCAATTGCCGGAACCTGACGTTGAATGATGTAATGCTGCGTAACGCAGGGTCGTGGTGCACCCATATGGTGAACTGTGATGACGTGGTGGTTGATCGTGTGAGGATGCATACACGTCTGCTGAAGAATAATGATGGTTTTGATCTCGATGGTTGCAGGAATGTCCTGATTCAAAACTGCGATTTGGTGACGGGGGATGATACGATCTGCCCGAAGAGTACGAGCAAACGGTTGACTGAGAATGTGACGGTCCGCAATTGCCGAATCAGCAGTCATACAGCGGCATTCAAATGCGGGACCTCTTCGCACGGTGGCTTCAAAAATATTTCTTTCACGGATTGCGAGATTTATGACTGCCGCATGGGCGTGATTAAATTGTTAATGGTGGATGGCGGAACGATGGAAAATATTACCGTTTCAGATCTCACGATGACCAATGTGGAAGGCCCATTGTTTATTCGGCTGGGTAATCGCGGCCGCAGTTATCATAAGGCGACGGAACAGATTTATTCTGCAAATGCAACGTCCGAAGGGGCGGCGGTCGGCCGGATTCGAAACATTTGTATCCGCAATATCACTGCAACAGTTACCGGCGACGACAAAACCCGGCAGGGCATTATGATTACGGGCATTCCCGGCCATAAAATTGAAAATGTGGTATTGGAAAATATACAGATTGAGTTCACCGGCAATGGAACAGAGGAAGATGCGGCTAATGTTGTTTTAGAGGACGAAGCGCGCTATCCGGAGCAGCACTTTTTCGGGGTGCTTCCATCCTGGGGGATGTATGCCCGTCACGTGGATGGCCTCACGTTGAAGAATGTTGATCTTTCGGTGCGGAATGCCGATCAGCGCAGGAAATTTGTCTGTGTTGATGTAAGTAATTGTACGGGTGACCTGAATCCATAA
- a CDS encoding sulfatase-like hydrolase/transferase — translation MRGMIYIFGCLLTMGVFAKQPNVVLIMADDLSHYSVAVYGSKTYSTPNLDRLANTGMRFNEAYALPLCTPSRVAIMTGMNNGRNYIGGHSLELSQVTFGELFRDAGYATCFAGKWKLSVDGSTPGDFGFDEYAITEYQVSHPRFKNAVMNINGEIVKHTKGEYGPDVANAFALDFLERNKDKPFFLYYPMILIHDPHTPTPDSPKYEANEYDNANVPDMVHYMDMLAGNVIDRLEELGLRENTLVIFTGDNGNKKVNTVVLNDGTQYGGGKGWLKDEGVHVPMIANLPGVVPVGTNDDLIDFTDVLPTICDYAGISIPPTVPVDGISFLPQILGRKNPVLRTAIYDWYRNTPKQELQESAFNKEYRLYSNGNFFSVKDDFKEKSALAISEMTERQMDIHRMLQAALDDHALVPVAKLIPEEQSVKMHVGEQLQLGIKVLPENATQTTLRWKSSNDAVVTVNKWGRLTAGKKGNAGITVTSFDGNRNVCIPVSVQ, via the coding sequence ATGCGCGGGATGATTTATATTTTTGGATGCTTATTGACGATGGGCGTGTTTGCAAAGCAACCGAATGTGGTGTTGATCATGGCGGATGATCTGAGCCACTACAGTGTGGCGGTTTACGGGTCGAAGACCTATTCGACACCGAATCTGGACAGGCTGGCGAATACCGGCATGCGTTTTAACGAAGCCTATGCCCTGCCGCTTTGCACCCCGTCGCGTGTGGCAATTATGACGGGTATGAATAACGGTCGGAATTATATCGGCGGGCATTCGCTCGAGCTCTCGCAGGTCACGTTTGGAGAACTGTTCAGAGATGCGGGGTATGCCACTTGCTTTGCCGGGAAATGGAAACTTTCGGTCGATGGATCTACGCCTGGTGATTTCGGCTTCGATGAATATGCAATCACAGAATACCAAGTGAGCCACCCACGATTCAAAAATGCCGTTATGAATATTAACGGTGAGATCGTGAAGCACACGAAGGGGGAATATGGCCCCGATGTGGCCAATGCATTTGCGCTCGATTTTTTGGAGCGGAATAAGGACAAACCGTTCTTTCTCTATTATCCGATGATTCTGATTCATGATCCTCACACGCCCACACCCGATTCGCCGAAATACGAGGCGAATGAATATGATAATGCCAATGTGCCGGACATGGTACATTACATGGATATGCTTGCGGGTAACGTAATTGACCGGTTGGAAGAGCTGGGGCTTCGGGAAAATACACTGGTTATCTTTACCGGCGACAATGGCAACAAGAAAGTTAACACCGTTGTGCTTAATGACGGGACCCAATACGGGGGCGGGAAAGGCTGGCTGAAAGATGAGGGCGTACACGTGCCCATGATTGCCAATCTTCCGGGGGTTGTTCCGGTTGGAACCAATGACGATCTCATCGATTTTACCGATGTGCTTCCGACGATATGCGACTATGCCGGTATCTCGATTCCTCCGACGGTGCCGGTTGACGGCATAAGTTTTCTTCCGCAGATCCTTGGCCGGAAAAATCCGGTGCTTCGTACGGCCATATACGATTGGTATCGGAATACCCCGAAACAGGAATTGCAGGAGAGTGCCTTTAACAAGGAATACCGACTGTACAGCAACGGGAATTTTTTCAGTGTTAAAGATGATTTCAAAGAAAAATCCGCCTTGGCCATTTCCGAGATGACAGAGCGGCAAATGGATATACATCGTATGCTGCAGGCGGCGTTGGATGATCATGCTTTGGTTCCGGTCGCTAAACTGATTCCGGAAGAACAGTCAGTGAAGATGCATGTGGGGGAACAGTTGCAGCTTGGGATCAAGGTGCTGCCTGAAAACGCGACACAAACCACATTGCGTTGGAAATCATCGAATGATGCTGTCGTGACTGTAAACAAGTGGGGCCGATTGACTGCTGGTAAAAAAGGAAACGCCGGCATCACCGTTACATCGTTTGATGGGAACAGGAATGTATGCATTCCGGTTTCGGTCCAGTAG